The genomic segment GCACCTGCCGTAAAACTAGGATTCACATGTTTGAGGTATTCCTTCATCAAGTCCTTGGCCTGAGACTTCTGGTTCATACGAGAAAGAATCATCGCTTTCTCTCGCAAGGCATGTGGGAATTTGGGGTCAAGGCTTAGGATTTGGTCCAAAGTATTGAGTCTAGTTGGTAGGTCTTGGTGGTCGATGCTTTCATAAGCATTGTATAATCTTTGTATCTCTTCGCGATGGGGCATAGTACACTCCAAAACGCTGAAAGTATAATTTGATGCGAAAAAAAGGACACCTTTTTTTTGAAAAAATGTCCTTCTGGAGAGTTAGCTCAACCAGGAAGGGCTTCGGTAATTTTGCCCACATTGCCTTCTTCGTCAATGGTAAGGGGAGAATTCGGAAAATCCTCTTTACTCAATTGCCGGATGAAACGGATGCTTTTTTTCTCAGGGTCGGGGAAAGGAATGCCTGGATCTTTCATTAAGACGGGGTGGATTTTCCCTGATACAAAGCCGCCTTGTTCATCCACAAGAACTTCCAAGACCAAGGACAAACCATTGTCGCCCTTGGAGGAAAGAGAGCGGTAACCCATAAAGTTCCCCAATGAATAGGCAATCAAACGGTCCTTGTAAATTTCCATCCCTCTCGGGACATGTGGGCCATGCCCCAAAACCAAATCAGCTCCCAGATCAATCATGCGATGTGAGAACTTTACCATATTGCCTCGGTTCTCTCCTAGAAATATCTCCTCTGCATCAGGAGTGTGGATCGCGTTTGCCTCTGCTCCTGCATGGATCGAAAGAACCACAATGTCAGCATTGGCAACGGCTTCTTTGACTAAAACCTCTGCTTCCTCCATCCTCGTGATGGAATTGTGATAGGTTTGGTAACTAAAACCGATAAAGGCAATCTTTTTGCCTTTTTTGTTCAGGTATTGAATGGTATTCTTTCCACCTACCGCCAGAATCCCTGCTTGGTTTAAGTTACGAAGTGTATCCAAAAAACCAGCTTCTTTAAAATCATAAGAGTGGTTATTCACAACACTCATTACATCAAAGCCAACTGATTTCAGTAAGTTGGCATAGGCAGGTGGGGTGCGAAAAGCATAAGTGTTGGGCCGAGAGACATCCTTGCCCGAATGTGGGTATTCTGTAAGTGTACTCTCAAAATTTCCAAACAAGATGTCGGCTCCGGATAGAGTTTCTTGTATGGCAGCAAACAATCGCTTTTCATCATCGATCAATTTGTTTTCGGGGTAATTTGTACCAGGAATGGTATCTCCTACTGCCTTAAAACTGATATTCTTGCTTTCTATTTTTTCATCTTTCGATTCAAAAAAAGGAAGAATGGGACTCGTTTCTTTGGAGTCAGAAATCTCTTTGGTTTGCATTTGTGTGGTTCGGCATTGCGCGAAAATAAGGAGAATGCAAATAGAAACTATGTATTTCAAAAATTTTGGCTTAAGGAG from the Leptospira ryugenii genome contains:
- a CDS encoding CapA family protein, which gives rise to MQTKEISDSKETSPILPFFESKDEKIESKNISFKAVGDTIPGTNYPENKLIDDEKRLFAAIQETLSGADILFGNFESTLTEYPHSGKDVSRPNTYAFRTPPAYANLLKSVGFDVMSVVNNHSYDFKEAGFLDTLRNLNQAGILAVGGKNTIQYLNKKGKKIAFIGFSYQTYHNSITRMEEAEVLVKEAVANADIVVLSIHAGAEANAIHTPDAEEIFLGENRGNMVKFSHRMIDLGADLVLGHGPHVPRGMEIYKDRLIAYSLGNFMGYRSLSSKGDNGLSLVLEVLVDEQGGFVSGKIHPVLMKDPGIPFPDPEKKSIRFIRQLSKEDFPNSPLTIDEEGNVGKITEALPG